The sequence GCCCGCCGAGGCGGCGGGCGGTGATCAGCCGGTGCGGGGCCTCGCGCACGGCGATGGCCTGCCGGACGTCGCTGTCCTGGCTGAGGGGGACGGCGTCGACGATGCCGGACTCCACGTACCACGCGTCCAGACGCTCGGGCGAGATGAACATCTCGAAGCCCACGGTGCGATGTGCACGGAGGGGCGCGGCGAAGGTCAGGGCCGGAGTCCCGCGGACGAAGACATGCCCCGGGTTCGCGTCACCACCTTGACGGCTGACGATTGGGGCTCGCGAGAACCGTCAGAGGCGGTCGGCGTCGACCACGGCCTGTGCGAAGGCCGCGGGTGCCTCCTGAGGCAGGTTGTGGCCGATGCTTGTGAGAGTGCGATGGTCGTACGCGCCCGTGAACCTGTCCCGGTACGCCGCACCGTTTCCCGGAGCCGTGAACGGATCACGGTCGGCGTCGAGGGTGATGGTCGGCACCTCGATGACCGGCTGTGCGGCAAGCCGCTTATCGATGCCGTCGTAGCGTCGCTCGCCCTCGGCGAGGCTCAGCCGCCACCGGTAGTTGTGGATGACGATGTCGGCGTAGTCGGGGTTCTCGAAGGCCGCTGCCGTGCGCTCGAACGTGGCATCGTCGAAGGGCCAGGTCGGGGAGACGGTGTCCCAGACGAGCCTGGTCAGCTCGTGGCGCTTGGTCCTGTCCTGCATGGCGAGCCGGCCCCGCTCCGTGGCGAAGTAGTACTGGTACCACCAGGCGTACTCGACCTTGGGTGCCAGCGGCCGCAGATTCGCCTCCCGGTCGGTGATGAGGTATCCGCCCACCGAGACCAGGGCGTTGCAGCGCCGGGGCCAGAGAACCGCGACGATGGCGGCGGTCCGTGCGCCCCAGTCGAAGCCCGCCAGAACGGCCTTCTCGATCTTCAGGGCATCCATCAGGGCGACGATGTCGAGCGCGAACACCGCCTGCTGGGCGTTCCGGAACGTCCGGGCGGACACGAACCGCGTCGAGCCGTGCCCCCTCAGATAAGGCACGATCACCCGATAGCCCTCGGACCCCAGCAGGGGAGCCACGTCCACGAAGCTGTGGATGTCGTACGGCCAGCCGTGCAGGCAGATCACCACGGGGCCGTGCGCGGGGCCCGCCTCGGCGTAACCGACGTCCAGCAGCCCGGCCCTGACCTGCTTCAGCGAGTCGAACGACGTGTGTGTGCCCGGGGCGACCGTGGGCATCGTCGGTGTCGCGGATCCGTCGTGCGCGGCGGCGGAGGCGGCGGGGAGTCCCTGCCGGCCGCCCAGTGAGGCGGCGGTCGCGCTCGTCCCCACGCCGAGGAGCTTGCTGAAAGTACGCCTGTTGATCATGCGAAGCCCTCCCGTGTCTCCGTTCACCAGCCTGCGCGCAGCAGGGCATGCCGGCCATTCGACGGTGCGCGTGCTTGTCATGGTGTGCGTGCGTGACGACTGCGCCACATGAGTCGTTGCTGGTCAAACGGGCGATTCTGGCCGGCTGACGGCTGCGGCTGGTCGTCGCCGCCCCGCATTCTGTGTGTCCTGGGGTCAAGTCGCCGGTCAGCGCCCTGTCCTCAGGCACCGGGGGATGTCCGGTGCCTATGGTGAAGTGTGATCAACAGCGACAGGGAGCCTCGGCTGGAGCGCCGGCGGCGGCCGGGATACAAGGCCGCAGCGGGCGTGTTCGCCGTCGGGATGATGGGGACCACCCTGCCCACACCGCTGTACGGGCTGTACCGGCAGCAGCTCGGGTTCTCCGAACTGATCGTGACGGTCGTGTTCGCCGTCTACGCGGTGGGTGTCATCGCCGCCCTCCTGGTCGCCGGCGGGTTCTCGGACGTGCTGGGGCGGCGACCGGTGCTGCTGGCGGCGCTCGGCCTGGCCGCGCTCAGTGCGGTCTGTTTCCTGGCCGAGGGCGGCCTGCCGCTGCTGTACACGGGCCGGGTGCTCTCGGGCTTCTCGGCCGGCCTGCTGAGCGGCACGGGCACCGCAGCCGTCCTCGAGCTCGCGCCGCCCGAAAGGCGAGGCCGTGCCGGACTGGCGGCGACCGCGGCCAACATGGGCGGGCTGGGCCTCGGCCCGCTCGTCTCCGGCCTTCTGGCCGAGTACGCGCCCTGGCCGCTCGAACTGCCCTTCGTCGTCCATCTGGTGCTCTTGGCGGCCGCCGTGTCGGTCGTCTGCCTGCTGTCCGAGACGGTGCCCCGCTCCGACCCGCGACCGCCGCTGCGGCCGCAGGGCATGAGGATTCCGCCGCAGGTGCGTGGAGTGTTCGGGCCCTGCGCCCTCGCCGCCTTCGCGGGCTTCTCCATGCTCGGCCTGTTCACGGCCGTGGCCCCCGCCTTCCTCACGCAGACACTCGGGGAGCGCAACCTGGCGGTCGCCGGTGCCGTCGTCTTCTGCGTGTTCTGTGCCTCGACCTGCGGGCAGGTGCTCATGGGACGGATCGGCCCGCGCCGAGCCCTGCTCCTCGGATGTGCGGTGCTCGTCGCCGGACTTCTCCTCATCGGGGCCTCGTTGCTCCTGAAGGCCTTTCCCGTCCTGCTGGCCGGTGCGCTGACCGGTGGAGCCGGCCAGGGGATGGCGCTTCGCGCGGGGCTGACCGAAGTGAGCGACGCGGCGCCCGGGGCGCACCGGGGCGCCACCATCTCGGCGTTCTTCGTCGTCGCGTATGTCGGGATCTCCCTGCCGGTCGTCGGGGTGGGCGCCCTGACGGTGGCACTGGGGCTGCGCACCGCCGGTGTGGTGTTCACGGCGTGTGCGGTCCTGCTCGTGACGGCGGTGGGCGTGCGCGTGAGACGGAACCTCTCCGAGGCAGCTGCCCGTTCGTGAGCGACGAAGACCGTCCTCGTCCGGCTCCCTGAACGTCCGGCCGCACTCCGGCGTCGAAGGACTGACAGCCGGCGAAGGCGAAAGGTCCGCACATGACATCCGTACGATCCGTTCCGCGTCCGCGCTCCCCGCTGCCGCGCATCGCACTGCTGGCAGGGCTGGTGTGGGCTGTCGCGGCCTGCGGAGACGAGTCCTGGTCGGGCAGAGCCGCGCAGTCGAGCAGCACCGCTTGGAAGGAGCCGTCCGCATACACGTACACCCTGGACTCGACCGGGGGAGAGCGGCTCTTGACCGGTACGTTCCGGGTGAGCGTACGGGACGGGAAGGTGACCCACGCGGTGGGGCTGGACGAGGAGAGCCGCAGGGTGGTCCAGCGGTCACCCGGAGCCGTGCCGACCATCGGCCGGCTGGTGAAAGAGCTGGAGCAGGCGCGACATGACGGCGCGGACACGGCCGAGGCGGAGTACTCGACCGTCGGCCACCCGCTGCGGATCACCCTGGATCCGGATGCCAACGCCGTTGACGAAGAAGCCCGTTACGTGATCCGCGACTACACGCCCGGACCTGCCTAGCACCGCAGGTGCCGACCCGGTCGGTGCCTGACGCTGAGCGGAGAGGGCAGGATTCGAACCTGCGTGGGCCTTGTGGGGCCCGACCTCGAGGCGTGCTCGCTGGTCCCCGATCAACCACTCCGGGCACCTCTCCCAGCTCCCGGCTTCCGGTTTCCCGTGCCGTTCACATGCACAACAGTGACAGCCGCTGCTGATACGGGCCTGACGCGCCGCTGACACGCCGTCGGGCGGGGCCGCCCCGAGGGCACGCCCGTGCGCCTTCCGCGCGCGGGCGAAGTGATGTGAGCCGGGACAATCATCGCCATGAGCGATGACATGGACGACGCCGAGAGCCGCTTGGTCAGGATCGAGCGGCTGCTGCAGAGCAGGGAGCATGAACTCGTCCCGGCGTGGCGGCGGGCGACGCACGGCGAGCCGCGCTGGGCGGTGACCGCCGTGATCCTGGTGGCGGTGGCCCTCCAGCTGACGCTGCCGCACCGGCTCTCGCTCCTGCCGTACTGGGCGCTTCCGGCACTGGAGTTGGTGTTGCTGGCCGGCCTGACCGCCGCGAACCCGCGCCGGGTCGAGCCCCGGACACGTCGGCTGAGGTTGCTGGGGCTGGGCCTGATCTTCGTCATCAGCGTGGCCAACGGCCTGGCGGCCATCCGGCTGGTGGCGGACCTGGTGAACGGCAGCGCGGGGTCCGACGCGGTCCCGTTGCTGCTGGCCGGCGGAGGCGTCTGGCTGACGAACGTCATCGTGTTCGCCCTGTGGTACTGGGAGTGGGATCGTGGCGGCCCGATGGCGCGGGCCCTGGGCGAGAGGCAGTTCGCCGACTTCCTCTTCATGCAGATGCAGAGCCCGGAGGTCGCCCCGCCGGACTGGGAACCGTCGTTCCTGGACTACTTGTACCTGTCGTTCACCAACTCCACGGCCTTCAGCCCGACCGACGTGATGCCACTGTCGCGGTGGGCCAAAATGCTGATGATGCTGCAGTCCTCGGTGTCCTTGGTGACCGTTGTCCTGGTGGTCGCCCGGGCCGTCAACATCCTGAAGTAGCGGGGCGAGCCGGGGGAGTTGCGGCCGGTCCTGATCCCAGTGCCCCTGCAAATGACATGTCTTCACTTCTCATGATGCCCTGTGGAATGATGAGTGGTATGGAGATGGACGGGCAATCGTACCCCGGGACAGGATGGAAATGACCGTAGTTTTCGATCCGCGAGATCCATCAGTACGCACCGACCCCTACCCGATCTATCGACGCCTGCGTGAGGCGGATCCCATCCACCGATCGAACTTCGGTTACTGGGTTCTTTCGCGTTACGCAGATGTGGATGCCGTACTGCGCGCCCCCGAAGCGTCGAGCGAGTTCTATCGGAACACCACCTGGGCCAACCGCCGTGGCGGCCCCGAGAGTCCGCTCGTCCAGAGCGTGCAGAATTGGATGCTGATGCTCGACGGGCCCGCCCATCGGCGGATCCGCAGCGTGATCAGCAAGGTTTTCACCCGTGCCTCGGTCGAACGATTGAGGCCGCGCATCGCCGCGGAGACCGAGCGGCTGCTCGACGCCGTGGGTGAGGGTGACACCGACCTGATCCAGAGTCTCGCTCTCCCCCTCCCCGTGACCGTGACCTGCGAACTTCTCGGCCTGCCCACGCGTGACCGGGACCAGTGCCGACGCTGGACGGAGCACATCAGCCGTGTCATCGACCCCTCGATAACCGACGAGGACGCGGCCGACATGAATGCTGCGGAAGTGGAGTTCAGGGAATACGTATCCGGTCACATCAAAGAGCGCAGGGCCACGCCACGCGAAGACATCCTGTCGCTCCTGGTGCACGCCGACGTCGACGGGGAGCGGCTGACCGACGCGGAGATCATCGCCAATATTCAATTCCTGTTCGTCGCCGGACACGAGACAACGGTCAACCTGATCGGAAACGGCCTCCTGGCCTTGCTCCGGCACCCCGAACAGCTGCGGATCCTGCGCGAGAATCCGGAATTGATCGCCAACTCCGTCGATGAGATATCCCGCTACGACACTCCGGTGCAGATCGTCTCAAGAATTCTGGGCGGAAGCGTCGAACTCGGTGACGTCACGCTCCCCGAGGGAGCCAAGGTAATGCTCCTCTTCGGGGCGGCCGGCCGTGACCCGGAGCGTTATCCCGATCCCGACCGAATCGATGTGACGCGCACCGGAACGAAAACGCTGGCTTTCAGCGGTGGCCCCCACTATTGCCTGGGCGCCGGGCTCGGAAAGATGGAAACCGCCATCGTGCTGACCGAACTGCTGCGCCGGTACTCGAAGATCGAACTCACCGGCGAGGACCTGGTCTGGCGACCCAACGTCAGCTTCCGGGGGCTGCGGGAACTGCCCCTCAGACTCATCCGCTGACCTGCGCCGGCGAACGAGGACCGGCCGGGGGACGGTGCACCGGACCCCGGCCGACCGGCATCAGTCGAAGGTCCCCCGCAACCAGTCGCGCATCAGGCCCGCCGTGTACGGGGCCTCGTCCTCCATCATGGTGAAGTGGTTGCCGCGAGTGACCACGGCGGAGTGGTCGAACGGCCAGACGGGTGCCCAGTCGGCGGGCCAGCCCTCCAACGGGGAACCCGCGCGCACGAACAGCACCGGGACCGGCACGTCGTGGAACGGCCAGTCGAACGTGGCGTAGTGCAGCATCGCCGTGATCCAGGCGTCGTCGGCGGGTATCGCCACGTTCGGGTCGTCGGCCCGATCCTGCAACTCGCCCCGCAGGCCGGGGGCCAGAAAGGCGAGCCGCTCGTCATCACCGGGGGAGTAGCTGTCCAGCAGGACGACACCGGCGGGCGGAGAGCCCTGGTCGTACAGGTATCGGGCGAGCATATGAGCGATCAGCCCGCCGGAGGACAGGCCGGCGAGGACGAAGGGGCGCTCGCCCAGCTCAGCCCGCAGAACGGCGGCGTGCGTCTCCAGCAGCACTGCCGGGTCCTTCGGGAGCGCATCGCCGCCGCGGAAGCCCACTTGGCGCAGCGCCCAGACGTCCCGCTCACCCTGGAACGCCTTCGCCACACGCGCGTACTGCACCGGATCCGAGGTGCCCACGGCCGACGTGACACACACCAGGGCCGGCCCGTCCGGGCCGCCGGCGAGTCGGGCCAGCCGTGGGAGGTCCGGCAGCTCGTCCAGCGAGGTGTAGTAGGTGCGCCGGCGTGCCCAGTCGGTGGCGGCGATCCGGACGAGCATCTGGCTGATGGTCTCGCGCGCCTCCTCCTCCGCGGCGTCGTCCTGCGGCCGGGCCAGCGCCTCCGTCAGATGCCTGACCAGCGACACCGGATTCTGATGGTCGAAGACGACGGTCGGCCGCAGCCGCACATCGAGTGCCTCGCTCAGATGGTTGCGGATACGGACGGCGGCCAGTGAGTCCACGCCCATCTCCAGGAACCCGGCGTGCGCGCCGAGTTCGTCCGTGCCGTCGTGTCCGAGGGCCAGCGCGGTCTTGCTCAGTACCAGGTCGAGCAGTGCCTGGTGCCGCTCCGGTTCGCCGAGGCGGCCGAGCAGTTGACGCAGACCGGTGTCCGGGGTTTCCGGCCGGGTCACCAACTCCCGCAGCAGTGGCCTGTCCTGGGCGTGCAGGTCGAGCCGGGCCGGAACCAGCACCGGATCGCCGAGCGCGAGCGCGGCGTCGAAGAGCGCCAGCGCCTCCTGCGTGGACAGGGAGTGCGCCGTCGTGTCGAGATGACGGGTCATGTCACTGCGTTCCGCCCACAGCCCCCAGGCGAGCGAGAGCGCGGGCAGCCCCCGCGCGCGCCGGTGGTGTGCCAGCGCGTCGAGTACGGCGTTGGCGGCGGCGTAGTTCGACTGGCCCGCGCTGCCCGCGGTGGCGGCAGCCGAGGAGAACAGCACGAACGCCTTCAGCCGCAGGTCCTCGGTCAGCTCGTGCAGGGCAAGCGCGGCCTCCGCCTTCGGGCGCAGGACAGCGTCGATACGGTCCTGCGTCATGGTCGTCACCACGCCGTCGTCGAGCACCCCAGCGGCATGGACGACAACCGTCGGCCGGTGCGCGGCGAGGAGTCCGGCCAGCTCGGTCCGGTCCGCGATGTCGCAGGCGGCCACCGTGACGGCGGCGCCCAGCGAGGCGAGTTCGTCCGGCAGCCCGGACGCCTGTCCGCGGCGGCTCACCAGGACCAGGCGCCGCACCCCGTGTGCGGTGACCAGATGGCGCGCCAGCAGCCGGCCGAGCGTGCCGGTGCCGCCGGTGATCAGCACGGTGTCCTCGGGCCCGCCGATCGTCCTGGCGCTCCGCGGGGTGGCCCGAACCAGCCTGCGGGCCAGCACTTGACCGCCCCGCAGCGCGACCTCCGGTTCGTCCGCCGCCAGGGCGGCGGCCACCGTCTGCGGGGTGATCTCGTCGGCGTCCAGCAGGACGAACCGCCCCGGTTCCTCGGTCTGCGCGGACCGGACCAGACCGATGACGGCCGCACCGGCCAGGTCGGGCACGTCCTCGCCGGACCTGGCGGCCACGGCGCCCGAGGTGAGGAACACCAGCCTGGAATCGGCGAACTCCGGGCTCGCGATCCATCCCTGGACCAGACTCAGCGCGCGGTGCGCGGATTCCCGTACCGTACCGGCGGAGCCGGCCACGAGCACCGCGCCAGGCGCCGGCAGACCCGAGGACATGGCCTTCTCCAGGGCGCGCAGATCCGGGAAGGCGGGGAACCGGTCGGTCTCGAATCCCACGGCCGCGACGCTCTCCGACGCGACACCGCTCGCGGGGTGCACCTCGACCCACTTGTTCCGGAAGAGCGCGTCCTTCGGGGCGTCCATCCGAACCGATGCCGGACGCAGCACCAGTGAGTCCGCCGACAGCACCGGCACACCCTCGCCGTCGGTGACGGTCAGTCGTACGCCGTCGTCGAATGATCCCCTCAACCGCACCCGCAGCAGGGACGGCTCCGCCGCCCGCGCGCTCACACCGGTCCACGCGAACGGGAGCAACGGGCCGTCGGAGGCCGGGGTCCCGGCACCGAATCCCAGAGCGTGCAGAGCGGAGTCCAGCAGCGCCGGATGGACCACGAAACCGCGGGTGTCCACCGGGCAGGCCACCTCGGCGAAGACCGTGTCGCCGCGCCGCCACACCGCCCGCAGCCCCTGGAACGCCGGGCCGTAACGCAATCCGCGGTCCACGAGCGAGGAATAGAGACCGGCGTGCGCGACCGGCTCCGCACCGGCAGGCGGCCACTCCTCGAGAACCTCCGGCGCCGCGGACGCCGGGCTCAGCACCCCTTGACCATGACGCACCCAGTCCGCGCCGTCCACGCGCGCATGGAGGTCCAGGCGGCGCCGCCCGGTGCGATCCGGTGCGCCGACGCGCAGCTGTACCGTCGCGGAGCCGTCGTCGTCGGGCAGGACCAGCGGCCGTTCCAGGGTCAGTTCCTCGACCGTGGCACAGTTCGCCGCCGCCCCCGCGTGCAGCGCGAAGTCGAGCCAGGCGGTACCGGGCAGGATCACCTCGTCCAGCACCCGGTGGTCGGCCAGCCACGGGGACGCGGCCACCGACAGACGGCCGGTCAGCACGAACTCGTCGCTCTCCGCCAGCTCGACGGCCGTTCCCAGGACGGGATGACCGGCACTCCTGGCCTCACCCGGCATCAGCCAGTACCGCTTGCGCTCGAACGGATACGTCGGCAGCTCGGCGAACATCGGTGTGCCCGGCGCGGCCCATGCCGTCCAGCGCGGGCCGAGACCGCGGACGTACAGCTCGGCCAGGGACGCGAGCAGCGCCCTGCGACCGTCCTCCTGGCGACGCAGCGATCCGACGGCCAGGGCCTTGTCGCCGACGGCCTCCAGCACGGCCGGGACCAGCACGGGATGCGGGCCGACCTCCACGAAGAACGAGTGCTCGGGCACCGCCAGCCCCGCGACGGCGTCGTAGAACCGTACGGGCAGACGCAGGTTCCGGTACCAGTACCCGGCGTCCAGCTCCGTCCCGGCGAGCACACCGCCGGTCACCGCGGAGTGGAAGGGGATGTCCGTGGCCTTCGGCGACACCGGCGCCAGCTCGGCGAGGACACGCTCGCGGACGAGCTCCACCTCCGGCGAATGGGACGCGTAGTCCACCGCCAGCCTGCGCACCCGCACACCCGCCTCGGCCAGGTCGGCGAGCAGCGCGTCGAGCGCGTCGACGGCTCCGGCGACCACCGTCGATCCCGGCCCGTTGACCGTCGCGACCGACAGCCGCTCGTCCAGCCGGGACCGCAGCTCCGCCTCGGGGAGTTCCACCGAAGCCATGCCGCCGCGGCCGGACAGCTCCGTCAGCGCCTTCGCGCGCCGGGCGACCACCAACGCGGCATCCTCCAGGGACAACGCGCCCGCGACATGCGCCGCCGCGATCTCCCCCTGGCTGTGGCCCACCACCGCGTCCGGCTCGACACCGCAGGCGCGCCAGAGGCCGGCGAGGGAGACCATGACCGCGAACAGCGCCGGCTGCACCACGTCCACGCGCTCCAGCGAGGGCGCCCCCGGCCGCTGCCGCAGCACCTCCGTCAGATCCCAGCCGACATGCGGGGCCAGCGCTCGTGCGCAGCGGCCGATGTGTTCGCGGAACACCGGCGACGACTCCAGCAGGTCGGCCGCCATCCCCTCCCACTGACCGCCCTGGCCGGGAAAGACGAACACCACCTTGCCCGTCAGGTCGGCCGTGCCCGTGACGAGGCCCGG is a genomic window of Streptomyces griseochromogenes containing:
- a CDS encoding DUF1345 domain-containing protein translates to MSDDMDDAESRLVRIERLLQSREHELVPAWRRATHGEPRWAVTAVILVAVALQLTLPHRLSLLPYWALPALELVLLAGLTAANPRRVEPRTRRLRLLGLGLIFVISVANGLAAIRLVADLVNGSAGSDAVPLLLAGGGVWLTNVIVFALWYWEWDRGGPMARALGERQFADFLFMQMQSPEVAPPDWEPSFLDYLYLSFTNSTAFSPTDVMPLSRWAKMLMMLQSSVSLVTVVLVVARAVNILK
- a CDS encoding DUF6174 domain-containing protein, coding for MTSVRSVPRPRSPLPRIALLAGLVWAVAACGDESWSGRAAQSSSTAWKEPSAYTYTLDSTGGERLLTGTFRVSVRDGKVTHAVGLDEESRRVVQRSPGAVPTIGRLVKELEQARHDGADTAEAEYSTVGHPLRITLDPDANAVDEEARYVIRDYTPGPA
- a CDS encoding alpha/beta fold hydrolase produces the protein MINRRTFSKLLGVGTSATAASLGGRQGLPAASAAAHDGSATPTMPTVAPGTHTSFDSLKQVRAGLLDVGYAEAGPAHGPVVICLHGWPYDIHSFVDVAPLLGSEGYRVIVPYLRGHGSTRFVSARTFRNAQQAVFALDIVALMDALKIEKAVLAGFDWGARTAAIVAVLWPRRCNALVSVGGYLITDREANLRPLAPKVEYAWWYQYYFATERGRLAMQDRTKRHELTRLVWDTVSPTWPFDDATFERTAAAFENPDYADIVIHNYRWRLSLAEGERRYDGIDKRLAAQPVIEVPTITLDADRDPFTAPGNGAAYRDRFTGAYDHRTLTSIGHNLPQEAPAAFAQAVVDADRL
- a CDS encoding cytochrome P450; the protein is MTVVFDPRDPSVRTDPYPIYRRLREADPIHRSNFGYWVLSRYADVDAVLRAPEASSEFYRNTTWANRRGGPESPLVQSVQNWMLMLDGPAHRRIRSVISKVFTRASVERLRPRIAAETERLLDAVGEGDTDLIQSLALPLPVTVTCELLGLPTRDRDQCRRWTEHISRVIDPSITDEDAADMNAAEVEFREYVSGHIKERRATPREDILSLLVHADVDGERLTDAEIIANIQFLFVAGHETTVNLIGNGLLALLRHPEQLRILRENPELIANSVDEISRYDTPVQIVSRILGGSVELGDVTLPEGAKVMLLFGAAGRDPERYPDPDRIDVTRTGTKTLAFSGGPHYCLGAGLGKMETAIVLTELLRRYSKIELTGEDLVWRPNVSFRGLRELPLRLIR